A genomic window from Phoenix dactylifera cultivar Barhee BC4 chromosome 7, palm_55x_up_171113_PBpolish2nd_filt_p, whole genome shotgun sequence includes:
- the LOC103699144 gene encoding UDP-D-apiose/UDP-D-xylose synthase 2-like, whose translation MRLWQSGEFGHGAALAAKGDEGVNKTFTSPLIQLSWHVSTSCLKTIIMFKQEPEFYVLKEDASPCIFGPIEKQRWSYACAKQLIERLIYAEGAENGLDFTIVRPFNWIGPRMDFIPGIDGPSEGVPRVLACFSNNLLSREPLKLVDGGSQRTFVYIKDAIEAVLLMIENPARANGQIFNVGNPNNEVTVKQLAEMMTEVYSKLSGDPPLEEHPIDVSSKEFYGEGYDDSDKRIPDMTIINKQLGWSPKTSLWDLLESTLTYQHRTYAEAIKRTMAKPVASS comes from the exons ATGAGGCTGTGGCAATCGGGTGAGTTTGGCCATGGTGCTGCTCTCGCCGCCAAGGGTGATGAGGGCGTCAATAAAACATTTACCTCACCATTGATACAGCTGAGTTGGCATGTTTCTACTAGTTGCTTAAAGACAATTATCATGTTCAAACAA GAACCAGAGTTTTATGTACTTAAAGAAGATGCTTCACCATGCATTTTTGGCCCGATTGAGAAGCAGAGATGGTCCTATGCTTGTGCAAAACAACTTATTGAAAGGCTAATTTATG CTGAGGGTGCAGAAAATGGCCTCGATTTTACTATTGTGAGACCTTTTAATTGGATTGGACCAAGGATGGATTTTATTCCTGGAATTGATGGTCCTAGTGAGGGCGTTCCTCGGGTGCTGGCATGTTTCAGTAAT AATCTTTTAAGCCGTGAACCTTTAAAGCTTGTTGATGGTGGATCCCAAAGAACTTTTGTGTACATCAAGGATGCCATTGAAGCTGTTCTCTTGATGATT GAAAATCCTGCTCGAGCCAATGGCCAGATCTTTAATGTCGGAAATCCCAACAATGAAGTTACAGTAAAGCAACTTGCTGAAATGATGACAGAG GTGTATTCAAAGCTGTCAGGAGATCCACCATTGGAGGAGCATCCCATTGATGTGAGCTCCAAGGAGTTTTATGGTGAAGGATATGATGACAGTGATAAACGGATTCCCGACATGACCATAATCAATAAACAACTTG GATGGAGTCCAAAGACATCGCTGTGGGACCTGCTGGAATCAACCTTGACATACCAGCACAGGACATATGCAGAAGCCATCAAAAGAACAATGGCAAAACCTGTTGCATCCAGTTAG
- the LOC113461995 gene encoding replication protein A 32 kDa subunit B-like isoform X6, with protein sequence MTSPSLPSMALKSPALTVRLLGLILNKAESVADISFTLDDGTGRIDINRWVNEFSDANEVAAIQNGMYVRVDAHMKGFQGKRHAFSVRPVTDFNDIVLHFIECIYVHFETELKVLACREVQKGVPAWMQTNPITSTPFSNRVKGYHAPLTNQSSAFSSTDRSGNDAYNLVLGVFQEPAILLVQP encoded by the exons ATGACAAGTCCATCCTTACCGTCAATGGCTCTGAAGTCACCAGCGTTAACa GTCAGGCTATTGGGTCTGATCTTGAATAAGGCGGAGAGTGTCGCTGACATCTCCTTCACCCTTGATGACGGCACGGGCCGGATCGACATCAATAGATG GGTCAATGAGTTCTCGGATGCAAATGAAGTGGCTGCAATCCA AAATGGGATGTATGTTAGAGTTGATGCTCATATGAAGGGGTTTCAGGGCAAAAGACATGCCTTCTCTGTGAG GCCTGTGACTgacttcaatgatattgtgctCCACTTCATTGAGTGCATATATGTACATTTTGAGACCGAACTGAAGGTCCTTGCATGTAGAGAG GTACAGAAAGGTGTTCCAGCTTGGATGCAGACAAATCCAATCACTAGTACCCCTTTTTCTAATAGAGTGAAAGGATATCATGCTCCTCTTACGAATCAA TCTTCAGCTTTTTCAAGCACGGACAGATCTGGAAATGATGCGTACAACTTGGTTTTGGGAGTTTTCCAGGAACCAGCAATCCT GCTCGTACAACCGTAA
- the LOC113461995 gene encoding replication protein A 32 kDa subunit B-like isoform X5: MTSPSLPSMALKSPALTVRLLGLILNKAESVADISFTLDDGTGRIDINRWVNEFSDANEVAAIQNGMYVRVDAHMKGFQGKRHAFSVRPVTDFNDIVLHFIECIYVHFETELKVLACREVQKGVPAWMQTNPITSTPFSNRVKGYHAPLTNQSSAFSSTDRSGNDAYNLVLGVFQEPAILLVQPYP; this comes from the exons ATGACAAGTCCATCCTTACCGTCAATGGCTCTGAAGTCACCAGCGTTAACa GTCAGGCTATTGGGTCTGATCTTGAATAAGGCGGAGAGTGTCGCTGACATCTCCTTCACCCTTGATGACGGCACGGGCCGGATCGACATCAATAGATG GGTCAATGAGTTCTCGGATGCAAATGAAGTGGCTGCAATCCA AAATGGGATGTATGTTAGAGTTGATGCTCATATGAAGGGGTTTCAGGGCAAAAGACATGCCTTCTCTGTGAG GCCTGTGACTgacttcaatgatattgtgctCCACTTCATTGAGTGCATATATGTACATTTTGAGACCGAACTGAAGGTCCTTGCATGTAGAGAG GTACAGAAAGGTGTTCCAGCTTGGATGCAGACAAATCCAATCACTAGTACCCCTTTTTCTAATAGAGTGAAAGGATATCATGCTCCTCTTACGAATCAA TCTTCAGCTTTTTCAAGCACGGACAGATCTGGAAATGATGCGTACAACTTGGTTTTGGGAGTTTTCCAGGAACCAGCAATCCT GCTCGTACAACCGTATCCTTGA